In Mustela nigripes isolate SB6536 chromosome 12, MUSNIG.SB6536, whole genome shotgun sequence, one DNA window encodes the following:
- the TLX3 gene encoding T-cell leukemia homeobox protein 3 yields MTQSLSGPRTLGKVSVQREAPGAPWPRRNRDPAASPPSPAQPFRPPRMEAPASAQTPHPHEPISFGIDQILNSPDQDSAPAPRGPDGASYLGGPPGGRPGATYPSLPASFAGLGAPFEDPGSYSVNLSLAPAGVIRVPAHRPLPGAVPPPLPSALPAMPSVPTVSSLGGLNFPWMESSRRFVKDRFTAAAALTPFTVTRRIGHPYQNRTPPKRKKPRTSFSRVQICELEKRFHRQKYLASAERAALAKSLKMTDAQVKTWFQNRRTKWRRQTAEEREAERQQASRLMLQLQHDAFQKSLNDSIQPDPLCLHNSSLFALQNLQPWEEDSSKVPAVTSLV; encoded by the exons ATGACACAGAGCCTGTCGGGCCCGCGCACTCTTGGCAAAGTTTCAGTGCAACGAGAGGCGCCGGGCGCTCCATGGCCGCGCCGTAACAGGGACCCAGCCGCCTccccgcccagcccagcccagcccttccGCCCGCCCAGGATGGAGGCGCCCGCCAGCGCGCAGACCCCGCACCCGCACGAGCCCATCAGCTTCGGCATCGACCAGATCCTCAACAGCCCGGACCAGGACAGCGCACCAGCCCCGCGGGGCCCCGACGGCGCCAGCTACCTGGGAGGGCCCCCCGGGGGCCGTCCGGGCGCCACGTACCCGTCTCTACCCGCCTCCTTTGCCGGCCTCGGCGCGCCCTTCGAGGACCCGGGATCTTACAGTGTCAACCTGAGCCTGGCGCCCGCCGGCGTGATCCGAGTGCCAGCGCACAGGCCGCTGCCCGGGGCCGTGCCACCGCCTCTGCCTAGCGCGCTGCCCGCCATGCCCTCCGTGCCCACGGTCTCCAGCCTGGGCGGCCTCAATTTCCCCTGGATGGAGAGCAGCCGCCGCTTCGTGAAAGACCGCTTCACAG CGGCGGCGGCGCTCACGCCCTTCACCGTGACCCGGCGCATCGGCCACCCCTACCAGAACAGGACGCCGCCCAAGCGTAAGAAGCCGCGCACGTCCTTTTCTCGGGTGCAGATCTGCGAGCTGGAAAAGCGTTTCCACCGCCAGAAGTACCTGGCCTCGGCCGAGAGGGCGGCGCTCGCCAAGTCCCTCAAAATGACGGACGCGCAGGTCAAGACCTGGTTTCAAAACCGGAGGACCAAGTGGCG GCGGCAGACGGCGGAGGAGCGGGAGGCGGAGCGGCAGCAGGCGAGCCGGCTCATGCTGCAGCTGCAACACGACGCCTTCCAAAAGAGCCTCAACGATTCCATCCAGCCCGACCCTCTCTGTCTGCACAACTCGTcgctctttgctctgcagaatCTGCAGCCCTGGGAGGAGGACAGCTCCAAGGTCCCCGCCGTCACCTCTCTGGTGTGA